One stretch of Amycolatopsis tolypomycina DNA includes these proteins:
- a CDS encoding ABC transporter ATP-binding protein, whose protein sequence is MTIEFCDVTKQYPDGTVAVDKLNLTVEDGTITVFVGPSGCGKTTSLRMINRMVEPTAGQVLLDGKDVAEGDPALLRRGIGYVIQHAGLFPHRTVLDNIATVPLLSGWDKGKARKRAAELLEIIGLPVELGKRYPAQLSGGQQQRVGVARALAADSPVLLMDEPFSAVDPIVREDLQNELLRLQSQLGKTIVFVTHDIDEAVRLGDKVAVMRVGGKLAQYGTPADVLRHPVDDFVASFVGRDRGYRGLSFLSAEGVEVNDLELVEIGTSVPASDGWRLAVNTEKQPRGWLPPNSTVDGPLSEDDLVAGGSLWVRGTPIRGALDAALSSPASLGVVVDEEHRVLGAVVARQVLDVIEGTPQAS, encoded by the coding sequence GTGACCATCGAATTCTGCGACGTGACCAAGCAGTATCCGGATGGGACGGTCGCCGTCGACAAGCTGAACCTCACGGTCGAAGACGGCACCATCACCGTGTTCGTCGGCCCGTCCGGCTGCGGCAAGACGACGTCGCTGCGGATGATCAACCGGATGGTCGAGCCGACCGCCGGGCAGGTGCTGCTCGACGGCAAGGACGTCGCCGAGGGCGACCCGGCCCTGCTGCGCCGCGGCATCGGCTACGTCATCCAGCACGCCGGGCTCTTTCCACATCGGACGGTGCTGGACAACATCGCCACCGTGCCGCTGCTTTCCGGCTGGGACAAGGGGAAAGCGCGCAAGCGGGCCGCCGAGCTGCTCGAGATCATCGGCCTGCCGGTCGAGCTCGGCAAGCGGTACCCGGCCCAGCTCTCGGGCGGCCAGCAGCAGCGCGTCGGCGTCGCCCGCGCGCTCGCCGCGGACTCGCCGGTGCTGCTGATGGACGAGCCGTTCTCCGCCGTCGACCCGATCGTGCGCGAGGACCTGCAGAACGAGCTGCTGCGGCTGCAGTCGCAGCTGGGCAAGACGATCGTGTTCGTCACCCACGACATCGACGAAGCCGTCCGGCTCGGCGACAAGGTGGCCGTGATGCGCGTCGGCGGCAAGCTCGCCCAGTACGGCACGCCCGCCGACGTCCTGCGCCACCCGGTGGACGACTTCGTCGCCTCGTTCGTCGGCCGCGACCGCGGCTACCGCGGCCTGTCGTTCCTCTCCGCCGAAGGCGTCGAGGTCAATGACCTGGAGCTGGTCGAGATCGGCACCAGCGTCCCGGCGAGCGACGGCTGGCGGCTCGCGGTCAACACCGAGAAGCAGCCCCGCGGCTGGCTGCCGCCGAACTCCACAGTGGACGGACCGCTGAGCGAGGACGACCTCGTGGCCGGCGGATCGCTGTGGGTGCGGGGGACGCCGATCCGCGGCGCGCTCGACGCGGCGCTGTCGTCGCCCGCCAGCCTCGGCGTGGTCGTCGACGAAGAGCACCGGGTGCTCGGCGCCGTGGTCGCGCGGCAGGTCCTGGACGTCATCGAGGGCACGCCCCAGGCGTCATGA
- a CDS encoding ABC transporter substrate-binding protein, with protein sequence MKRLAWLMVLVLAAGCGNPLAGGGEGGSSGDIIIGASDVGESLLLAQIYAGALRQAGASNVTVRPPVGSREVVVKALQDKSLSVVPDYSGNLLRYFDKDTTATTSQDVYAQLRQKIPPGFEVLDQAPAEDKDLLVVGPQLAASGVKTFSDLGPRCGELVFGGPGQWSSRWKDKIKALYGCEFKEIRTTDTGGPVTVAALKSGDVQVADLFSTSSTIAANGFVPLVDDKNMFPAQNIVPLVARGTLSPAEVAALNRVSAALTTEELTRLNVEFTEEKRNPLDIAEDFLARA encoded by the coding sequence GTGAAGCGGCTGGCCTGGTTGATGGTCCTGGTGCTGGCCGCGGGGTGCGGCAACCCCCTGGCGGGCGGCGGCGAGGGCGGCAGTTCGGGCGACATCATCATCGGGGCGTCCGACGTCGGCGAAAGCCTGCTGCTGGCCCAGATCTACGCGGGTGCCCTGCGGCAGGCGGGTGCGTCGAACGTGACGGTGCGGCCACCGGTGGGCAGCCGCGAGGTCGTCGTCAAGGCGCTGCAGGACAAGTCGCTGTCGGTGGTACCGGACTACAGCGGGAACCTGTTGCGCTACTTCGACAAGGACACCACGGCGACGACGTCCCAGGACGTTTACGCGCAGCTGCGGCAGAAGATTCCGCCGGGGTTCGAGGTGCTGGACCAGGCGCCGGCGGAGGACAAGGACCTGCTGGTGGTCGGCCCGCAGCTGGCTGCCTCGGGCGTCAAGACGTTCTCGGACCTGGGCCCCCGCTGCGGCGAGCTGGTGTTCGGCGGCCCAGGCCAGTGGAGCAGCCGCTGGAAGGACAAGATCAAGGCGTTGTACGGCTGCGAGTTCAAGGAGATCCGCACGACGGACACGGGCGGCCCGGTGACGGTGGCGGCCCTGAAATCGGGCGACGTCCAGGTGGCGGACCTGTTCAGCACGTCGTCGACCATCGCGGCGAACGGGTTCGTGCCGCTGGTGGACGACAAGAACATGTTCCCGGCGCAGAACATCGTCCCACTGGTGGCCCGGGGAACGCTGTCACCGGCCGAGGTGGCGGCGTTGAACCGCGTCTCGGCGGCCCTGACGACCGAGGAACTGACGCGGCTCAACGTCGAGTTCACGGAAGAGAAGCGGAACCCGCTGGACATCGCGGAGGACTTCCTCGCGCGGGCTTAG
- a CDS encoding ABC transporter permease, whose translation MITDLFRWFGDPAHWSGPDGIPQRLLEHLGYTALSLVIALVIAVPLGLFVGHTGRGGVALVSVGNAIRALPTLGLVTFLFLLFTESVTSTIIGLVVLAVPPILAGTYAGLQATDHGVVDAAEGVGMTGWQRLWQVEVPISLPLVLGGIRNAVLQLVATAAVAAYVGLGGLGRFLLDGLAILDYSEVIAGAVLTTALAIVLDLLFSLLNRALVPRGVRLAAAAKKVTA comes from the coding sequence ATGATCACCGATCTCTTCCGCTGGTTCGGCGACCCGGCGCACTGGTCCGGGCCCGACGGCATCCCGCAGCGGCTGCTGGAGCACCTCGGCTACACGGCGTTGTCGCTGGTGATCGCGCTGGTCATCGCGGTGCCGCTGGGGCTGTTCGTCGGCCACACCGGCCGCGGCGGGGTGGCGCTGGTGAGCGTCGGCAACGCCATCCGCGCGCTGCCGACGCTGGGGCTGGTCACGTTCCTGTTCCTGCTCTTCACCGAGAGCGTCACGTCGACGATCATCGGGCTCGTCGTGCTGGCCGTGCCGCCGATCCTGGCCGGCACGTACGCCGGGCTGCAGGCGACCGACCACGGCGTGGTCGACGCGGCCGAGGGCGTCGGGATGACCGGCTGGCAGCGGCTGTGGCAGGTCGAGGTGCCGATCTCCCTGCCGCTGGTGCTGGGCGGCATCCGCAACGCCGTGCTCCAGCTGGTGGCGACCGCCGCGGTGGCCGCGTACGTCGGACTCGGTGGCCTGGGCCGGTTCCTGCTCGACGGACTGGCCATTTTGGACTATTCCGAGGTGATCGCGGGCGCGGTGCTGACGACGGCGCTCGCCATCGTCCTGGACCTGCTCTTTTCCTTGCTGAACCGCGCTTTGGTCCCGCGCGGCGTCCGGCTCGCGGCGGCCGCGAAGAAGGTGACGGCGTGA
- a CDS encoding LLM class flavin-dependent oxidoreductase, whose product MYAPTSSVGVRINREQPPSRLIELAKQAEAAGLDEVWLVEDCFWAAGIATVATALAVTSTIKVGIGVLPAVARNPAIAAMELAALAELHPDRLIGGFGHGVASWMRQIGAYPDSPLAALEETLLAVRRLLAGERVSMDGRHVHLDEVELVFPPSSPPPLVAGVRRPKSLAVAGATADGTILAEPSPPEFVRTALEAIAATGPHAMVTYNWLALGDRERARRTVAESLTPGSRVQVEGLPFAGELLALMDSTSTVDELAAGLRPEWLDRLAICGDVDTCAAAVRALHEAGSGSVVLLPLPEEPPEKGIEDAGRVAAAVRG is encoded by the coding sequence GTGTACGCACCGACCTCGTCCGTGGGTGTCCGCATCAACCGTGAGCAGCCGCCGTCCCGGCTGATCGAGCTGGCGAAGCAGGCCGAAGCCGCGGGATTGGACGAAGTCTGGCTGGTCGAGGACTGCTTCTGGGCGGCAGGCATCGCCACGGTCGCGACGGCGCTGGCGGTCACGTCGACGATCAAGGTCGGCATCGGCGTACTGCCGGCGGTGGCACGCAACCCGGCGATCGCGGCGATGGAGCTCGCGGCGCTGGCCGAGCTGCACCCGGACAGGCTGATCGGTGGCTTCGGCCACGGCGTGGCGTCGTGGATGCGGCAGATCGGCGCGTACCCGGATTCCCCGCTGGCGGCGCTGGAGGAGACGCTGCTGGCGGTCCGGCGGCTGCTGGCGGGCGAGCGCGTCTCGATGGACGGCAGGCACGTCCACCTGGACGAGGTCGAGCTGGTGTTCCCGCCGTCGTCGCCGCCCCCGCTGGTGGCCGGCGTCCGCCGCCCGAAGTCCCTGGCGGTGGCGGGCGCGACGGCGGACGGCACGATCCTGGCCGAGCCGTCCCCGCCGGAGTTCGTCCGGACGGCCCTCGAGGCCATCGCGGCCACGGGCCCGCACGCCATGGTGACGTACAACTGGCTGGCCCTGGGCGACCGCGAGCGGGCACGCCGGACGGTCGCGGAGTCACTGACGCCGGGCTCCCGGGTCCAGGTCGAGGGCCTGCCGTTCGCCGGGGAGTTGCTGGCCTTGATGGATTCGACGTCCACGGTGGACGAACTGGCGGCGGGCCTGCGCCCGGAGTGGCTCGACCGCCTGGCGATCTGCGGAGACGTGGACACCTGCGCGGCGGCGGTCCGCGCGCTGCACGAGGCCGGCAGTGGCTCGGTGGTGCTGCTGCCGCTGCCGGAGGAGCCCCCGGAGAAGGGCATCGAGGATGCGGGCCGCGTGGCGGCGGCGGTGCGCGGCTGA
- a CDS encoding LysE family translocator, whose amino-acid sequence MPVDQHLLLAFLVTTAIAMVTPGPDMLFILGCGMRGGPKAGLLATAGVATSEAIHVAVAAAGLAALFAAVPVAFTVVRVAGAAYLIYLGVQAIRNRKPLVERKSDRAFLSGLLTNLLNPKMVTFTIAFLPQFIDPARGHIWLQFAVLGAIMIVFEFLVDGTVGVLAGRVGGWVRKKKNQRRIEVATGGIFIGLGVKLALD is encoded by the coding sequence ATGCCGGTCGACCAGCACCTTCTCCTGGCCTTCCTCGTCACCACCGCGATCGCGATGGTGACCCCGGGTCCGGACATGCTCTTCATCCTCGGCTGCGGCATGCGCGGCGGCCCGAAGGCCGGCCTGCTCGCCACCGCCGGGGTCGCCACCAGTGAGGCCATCCACGTCGCCGTGGCCGCGGCCGGGCTGGCCGCGCTCTTCGCCGCCGTTCCCGTCGCCTTCACCGTCGTGCGGGTCGCCGGCGCGGCCTACCTCATCTACCTGGGCGTGCAGGCCATCCGGAACCGCAAGCCGCTCGTCGAACGGAAAAGCGACCGCGCCTTCCTGTCCGGCCTGCTCACCAACCTGCTCAACCCGAAGATGGTCACGTTCACCATCGCCTTCCTGCCGCAGTTCATCGACCCGGCACGGGGCCACATCTGGCTGCAGTTCGCCGTCCTCGGGGCGATCATGATCGTGTTCGAGTTCCTCGTCGACGGCACCGTCGGCGTCCTCGCCGGCCGCGTCGGCGGGTGGGTCCGGAAGAAGAAGAACCAACGGCGGATCGAGGTCGCCACCGGCGGGATCTTCATCGGCCTCGGGGTGAAGCTCGCTCTCGACTAG
- a CDS encoding GNAT family N-acetyltransferase, whose product MLIRRETPADRAAIHAVHSEAFRREAGVTPVEAPLVDELREDGDLINPLSLVAVHDGAVVGHVCCSRARIGDDPAAAVGLGPLGVLPAHQAGGVGSALVHAVVGAADALGHGLVVLLGEPAYYSRFGFVEAATLSIASPDPSWGKYFQARTLAAYEPTQAGAFEYAPAFSRI is encoded by the coding sequence ATGCTGATCCGCCGCGAGACGCCTGCCGACCGGGCGGCGATCCACGCCGTCCACAGTGAAGCCTTCCGCCGCGAAGCCGGAGTCACCCCGGTCGAAGCGCCGCTCGTCGACGAACTCCGCGAAGACGGCGACCTCATCAACCCGCTCTCGCTCGTGGCCGTCCACGACGGTGCCGTCGTCGGGCACGTCTGCTGCAGCCGGGCGCGCATCGGCGACGACCCGGCGGCCGCGGTCGGGCTCGGCCCGCTCGGCGTGCTGCCCGCGCACCAGGCCGGCGGCGTCGGCTCGGCGCTGGTGCACGCCGTCGTCGGCGCGGCGGACGCCCTCGGCCACGGCCTGGTCGTCCTGCTCGGCGAACCCGCCTACTACTCGCGGTTCGGGTTCGTCGAGGCGGCGACGCTGTCGATCGCTTCGCCGGACCCGAGCTGGGGCAAGTACTTCCAGGCGCGGACGCTGGCCGCGTACGAACCCACCCAGGCGGGCGCGTTCGAGTACGCGCCCGCGTTCTCCCGGATCTGA
- a CDS encoding ABC transporter permease: MSFFDELGRYLGSANNRGQILGDLGDHVYLALLPLVLGIVLAIAAGWLGHRWRPARQVLMVLANLLYTIPSLALFVVIPGLIGTKILDSANVVVALTIYTTALLVRPVLDALDAVPPPVVAAATAVGYKPVRRFFAVELPLSVPVLAAGVRVASVSNISLVSVGALIGTGGLGVLFTDGFQREYFSPIVVGIVLTLLLALVVDLVLVGSRNLLTPWTRVAA; the protein is encoded by the coding sequence ATGAGCTTCTTCGACGAGCTCGGCCGGTACCTGGGCAGCGCGAACAACCGCGGCCAGATCCTCGGCGACCTGGGTGATCACGTCTACCTGGCGCTGCTCCCGCTGGTGCTCGGCATCGTGCTCGCGATCGCGGCGGGCTGGCTCGGCCACCGGTGGCGGCCCGCGCGGCAGGTGCTCATGGTGCTGGCGAACCTGCTCTACACGATCCCGTCGCTCGCGCTGTTCGTCGTCATCCCCGGCCTGATCGGGACGAAGATCCTGGACAGCGCCAACGTCGTCGTCGCGCTCACGATCTACACCACCGCGCTGCTGGTCCGGCCGGTGCTCGACGCCCTCGACGCGGTGCCGCCGCCGGTGGTGGCCGCCGCGACCGCGGTCGGCTACAAGCCGGTGCGGCGCTTCTTCGCCGTCGAACTGCCGCTGTCGGTGCCGGTGCTGGCGGCCGGCGTGCGGGTGGCGTCGGTCAGCAACATCAGCCTGGTCAGCGTCGGCGCGCTGATCGGCACCGGCGGCCTCGGCGTGCTGTTCACCGACGGCTTCCAGCGCGAGTACTTCTCGCCGATCGTGGTCGGCATCGTGCTGACGCTGCTGCTGGCCCTGGTCGTCGACCTGGTGCTGGTGGGCTCGCGAAACCTCCTGACGCCGTGGACCCGGGTGGCCGCATGA
- a CDS encoding bis-aminopropyl spermidine synthase family protein has product MKALDDVLAAHGVGVRPLYRVLDLLRTGDHDLGELVRLSTAPRRSVEAVLAALGDDLDRSGDRLRIAPGVAAAYLQYRAPRYADPLDEAVATHELLPKVAEWVAEVPLPLAALDHVQATPETVLRRALWLDAQYDLASTRLLFLGDHDLTSLAVRAVCPSASLTVVDLDERVLAYLDDRGEREIRTVHADLRVGLPPSLSGGVDLVFSDPPYTPEGMGLFAARGVQALREPSEGRLLLAYGYSPRHPALGAQVQRSLATLGLTFEAILPGFHRYFGAQAIGSAADLYVCQPTAKAKKMRSGKAIYTHGPQSVEAAGTKPALLEKLKEIAAAGGLSPETRPVDWSISGPEGDAVAMDLSADPGPWLLRTLLGTNARRLALLVPNSHPDLADQASQEALASLVRGKYALRYLRSTPDNRHAVVVAEAVEHQDEVLTRAHARLANVSLDVPDDLTDLRLVDVPRHRLTELL; this is encoded by the coding sequence GTGAAGGCTCTCGACGACGTCCTCGCCGCGCACGGCGTCGGCGTCCGCCCGCTGTACCGCGTCCTCGACCTGCTGCGCACCGGCGACCACGACCTCGGCGAGCTGGTCCGCCTGAGCACCGCACCGCGGCGCAGCGTCGAGGCCGTCCTCGCCGCCCTCGGCGACGACCTGGACCGCAGCGGCGACCGCCTGCGCATCGCCCCCGGCGTCGCGGCGGCGTACCTGCAGTACCGCGCGCCGCGCTACGCCGACCCGCTCGACGAAGCCGTCGCGACGCACGAGCTGCTGCCGAAGGTCGCCGAGTGGGTGGCCGAGGTGCCGTTGCCGCTGGCCGCGCTCGACCACGTGCAGGCCACGCCGGAGACCGTGCTGCGCCGCGCGCTCTGGCTGGACGCCCAGTACGACCTCGCCTCGACACGGCTGCTGTTCCTCGGCGACCACGACCTGACGTCGCTGGCCGTGCGGGCGGTCTGCCCCTCGGCGTCCCTGACGGTGGTCGATCTGGACGAGCGCGTGCTCGCCTACCTGGACGACCGTGGTGAGCGCGAGATCCGGACCGTGCACGCGGACCTGCGCGTCGGCCTGCCGCCGTCGCTCTCCGGCGGCGTCGACCTGGTGTTCAGCGATCCGCCGTACACGCCCGAAGGCATGGGGCTGTTCGCGGCGCGCGGGGTGCAGGCGCTGCGCGAGCCGAGCGAGGGGCGGCTGCTGCTGGCGTACGGCTACAGCCCGCGGCACCCGGCGCTGGGCGCGCAGGTGCAGCGCTCGCTGGCCACGCTCGGGCTGACGTTCGAGGCGATCCTGCCGGGTTTCCACCGGTATTTCGGGGCACAGGCGATCGGCAGCGCGGCCGACCTGTACGTCTGCCAGCCGACGGCGAAGGCCAAGAAGATGCGCAGCGGCAAGGCGATCTACACGCACGGGCCGCAGTCGGTGGAGGCCGCCGGGACGAAGCCGGCGCTGCTGGAGAAGCTGAAGGAGATCGCCGCGGCGGGCGGGCTCTCCCCGGAAACGCGCCCGGTGGACTGGTCGATCTCCGGCCCGGAGGGTGACGCGGTCGCGATGGACCTCTCGGCCGACCCGGGCCCGTGGCTGCTGCGGACGCTCCTGGGCACGAACGCCCGGCGCCTGGCCCTGCTGGTCCCCAACTCCCACCCGGACCTGGCGGACCAGGCCTCCCAAGAAGCGCTCGCGTCACTCGTCCGGGGGAAGTACGCCCTCCGGTACCTGCGCAGCACCCCCGACAACCGCCACGCGGTGGTGGTCGCGGAGGCGGTGGAGCACCAGGACGAGGTCCTCACCCGCGCCCACGCGCGCTTGGCGAACGTCTCCCTCGACGTCCCCGACGACCTGACGGACCTCCGCCTGGTCGACGTCCCCCGCCACCGCCTGACCGAACTTCTCTGA